The Aminiphilus circumscriptus DSM 16581 genome contains a region encoding:
- a CDS encoding S8 family peptidase — MHTMHTAPVRRSFLSLSALLLASFLLMTLFPSASPGAPYILLTPRGGEDSLVHESTSSFQASKKLASLGISSAVSEEFSNIGASLIDLDDKDAALVRKSGTFLLVRADILFHAAPEESGMTFDPALDTPWHVAWAQNAGLTAGITAAQWNTVLVAVLDSGLNDHPDFSGAPIRWDLAYNAITRTAGSRSALADENGHGTNVTGTLAGSATGIIPSAPLLPVKIADKSGSAKVSDLTAAVDYLVGLARNTLPGKKIFLNFSYSTDPSDSPDSALQSFFEELFLRCDEVGMLFFSAAGNEAADLDRKYVYPARASARNALAIAATDTAGLLASFSNHSAYAVEVAAPGVAITTTDKSGSGYQTVNGTSFASPIATGVAVALWARRAELANWQVRNVLLNAVDTPLWMQSGGTALSIAASSLPVIAGNVLRPARTTDTSFVTNAKGTEPKAVGLVPASENGGGGCAAATAPAGIFLLLIPLVPLFRRTGRQTRAHKARKSL; from the coding sequence ATGCACACAATGCACACAGCACCCGTTCGACGCTCTTTTCTGTCGCTCTCCGCTCTCCTTCTTGCGTCGTTCCTGCTCATGACGCTCTTTCCTTCCGCGTCCCCGGGCGCCCCCTACATCCTCCTCACCCCAAGAGGCGGAGAGGACAGCCTGGTGCATGAAAGCACGTCCTCTTTCCAAGCATCGAAAAAACTCGCCTCGTTGGGCATCTCGTCCGCCGTGTCGGAGGAGTTCTCCAACATCGGTGCTTCCTTGATCGATCTGGACGATAAAGATGCCGCCCTCGTCCGAAAATCGGGGACGTTCCTTCTCGTTCGGGCAGACATTCTCTTTCACGCCGCGCCCGAAGAATCCGGGATGACCTTCGACCCGGCGCTGGACACGCCCTGGCACGTCGCATGGGCACAAAACGCGGGGCTTACCGCCGGAATCACCGCAGCGCAGTGGAATACCGTTCTCGTGGCGGTCCTCGATTCGGGCCTCAATGACCACCCGGACTTTTCCGGGGCCCCGATCCGGTGGGACCTCGCCTACAACGCGATCACGCGCACTGCGGGAAGCAGGTCGGCTCTCGCCGACGAGAACGGCCACGGCACGAACGTGACGGGCACGCTCGCGGGATCGGCGACGGGCATCATCCCCTCCGCGCCGCTCCTCCCCGTGAAAATCGCCGACAAAAGCGGCAGCGCCAAGGTGAGCGACCTCACCGCCGCAGTAGATTACCTCGTGGGGCTCGCCAGAAACACGCTGCCGGGGAAAAAGATTTTCCTGAACTTCAGTTATTCCACGGATCCCTCCGACAGTCCCGACAGCGCATTGCAAAGCTTCTTCGAGGAACTCTTCCTCCGGTGCGACGAGGTGGGAATGCTCTTCTTTTCCGCCGCGGGCAACGAGGCCGCCGACCTGGACCGCAAGTATGTCTATCCGGCAAGGGCCTCCGCGAGAAACGCTCTTGCCATCGCCGCCACGGATACGGCGGGACTGCTGGCGTCCTTCTCCAACCACAGCGCCTACGCAGTCGAAGTGGCCGCTCCCGGAGTGGCCATCACGACGACCGACAAGAGCGGCAGCGGCTACCAGACCGTGAACGGGACATCCTTCGCCTCCCCCATCGCCACCGGTGTGGCAGTGGCCCTGTGGGCACGCCGCGCCGAACTCGCCAACTGGCAGGTGCGCAATGTCCTCCTCAATGCGGTTGACACTCCGCTCTGGATGCAGAGCGGCGGCACCGCCCTTTCCATCGCCGCGTCCTCCCTTCCCGTCATTGCGGGGAACGTTCTCCGCCCGGCCCGGACCACCGACACCTCCTTCGTGACGAATGCGAAAGGAACGGAGCCAAAGGCCGTGGGACTCGTTCCCGCCTCCGAGAACGGAGGCGGCGGCTGCGCCGCCGCAACGGCGCCGGCGGGGATCTTCCTTCTGCTCATCCCCCTTGTTCCGCTCTTCCGGCGCACCGGACGACAGACAAGAGCACACAAGGCGCGGAAATCCCTCTGA
- a CDS encoding A/G-specific adenine glycosylase, whose translation MNVAEQCGPFPLRTEVPFAELGNILVEWFSAYHRDLPWRRSYDPYEILVSEVMLQQTQMERGVAYFLRWIARFPTVADLARADEEDVLKLWEGLGYYSRARNLLRTARCIVERHGGSVPRTAPELRSLPGIGSYTAGAILAIAWNIPEPALDANGERVLARLLDCRESVRSRKGRECLLAAMRCMIPEGKARDFTQGLMEFGALLCTPRTPGCDACPLRKSCAALKAGTVLLRPVLPEKRASVSLSVVAGMLRRSDGTVFLRRRPLGGLLGGLWEFPGGKVEEGERPEEALVREMREELGVEILPGPLLCKVSHGYTTFRVSLRVYLCLPPSAPGQEAFFDGEVPAGLRSHAASEGAWVSPKALGDYPLTGGSRKAVRILREKGVFFETAEGEDDAGS comes from the coding sequence ATGAATGTCGCGGAACAATGCGGTCCGTTTCCCCTCCGGACGGAGGTGCCTTTTGCCGAACTCGGAAACATTCTTGTGGAATGGTTTTCCGCATACCATAGGGATCTTCCCTGGCGGAGGTCCTATGATCCCTACGAAATTCTCGTCTCGGAGGTCATGCTTCAGCAGACCCAGATGGAACGGGGTGTTGCCTATTTTCTGCGGTGGATTGCCCGTTTCCCCACCGTGGCGGATCTCGCCAGGGCGGACGAGGAAGATGTCCTGAAGCTGTGGGAGGGACTGGGGTATTACAGCAGGGCGCGCAATCTTCTCCGGACGGCGCGCTGTATTGTGGAGCGTCACGGAGGAAGCGTTCCCCGTACGGCACCGGAGCTTCGCAGTCTCCCCGGGATCGGCTCCTACACGGCGGGAGCGATTCTCGCCATCGCGTGGAACATCCCCGAACCCGCGCTGGACGCCAACGGGGAGCGGGTTCTCGCTCGCCTTTTGGACTGTCGGGAGAGCGTGCGGAGCCGTAAGGGCCGGGAATGCCTTCTCGCGGCGATGCGGTGCATGATACCCGAGGGAAAGGCGCGGGATTTCACCCAGGGACTTATGGAATTCGGCGCTCTTCTGTGTACCCCCAGAACACCCGGATGCGACGCCTGTCCCCTCCGGAAATCCTGCGCGGCTCTGAAGGCAGGAACCGTGTTGCTGCGTCCCGTTCTTCCCGAAAAGCGTGCCTCCGTATCCCTTTCCGTGGTGGCGGGGATGCTTCGACGCTCCGACGGTACGGTGTTTCTCAGGCGCCGTCCTCTTGGAGGACTTCTGGGAGGGCTCTGGGAATTTCCCGGCGGAAAAGTTGAGGAAGGAGAACGCCCCGAGGAAGCGCTTGTGCGGGAAATGCGGGAGGAACTCGGGGTCGAGATACTTCCGGGACCGTTGCTCTGCAAGGTGTCGCACGGATACACCACCTTCCGCGTTTCTCTCCGCGTCTATCTCTGCCTCCCCCCGAGCGCTCCCGGGCAAGAGGCCTTCTTCGATGGGGAAGTGCCCGCGGGGCTCCGCTCGCATGCCGCGAGCGAGGGTGCCTGGGTTTCTCCCAAGGCCCTTGGGGACTACCCTTTGACCGGTGGGAGCAGAAAGGCTGTGCGGATTCTCCGGGAGAAAGGGGTCTTTTTCGAGACGGCCGAGGGGGAGGATGACGCTGGCTCGTAG
- a CDS encoding M55 family metallopeptidase translates to MHVYISCDMEGATGVVGFDQVEPGSAGYAFGRAMQRHDLLAVVHAALEAGATRILVNDAHENMNNLDSTGFPTSVELCSGSQKVLSMVEGVDECQVAFFVCYHAMAGTEKAVTDHTMSRIVHDVRLNGRCVGETGINAAVCGFLGVPVALVTGDQAVCLEAESLLGEELVTCAIKEGRSASAARLLPPERTEALLREATRRAMERALSGKAPLFPLQSPYRMELEFSRSSQCDAACIVPGSRRFSGRGLMAENEDMLELYRWFRSAVNLAESA, encoded by the coding sequence ATGCATGTCTACATCAGCTGCGACATGGAGGGGGCCACGGGGGTCGTCGGATTTGACCAGGTGGAACCGGGCAGCGCGGGGTACGCGTTCGGAAGGGCCATGCAGCGCCACGATCTGCTCGCCGTGGTGCATGCCGCTCTTGAGGCGGGCGCCACACGCATTCTCGTGAACGACGCGCACGAGAACATGAACAATCTCGACTCCACGGGATTTCCGACGTCGGTGGAACTCTGCAGCGGCTCGCAGAAGGTATTGAGCATGGTCGAGGGAGTGGACGAGTGTCAGGTGGCCTTTTTCGTGTGCTACCACGCCATGGCGGGAACGGAGAAGGCTGTGACGGACCACACTATGTCCCGGATCGTTCATGACGTGCGCCTCAACGGGCGTTGCGTGGGAGAAACGGGAATCAACGCGGCGGTATGCGGTTTTCTCGGTGTCCCCGTGGCGCTTGTCACGGGGGATCAGGCGGTGTGTCTGGAGGCGGAGAGCCTCCTCGGCGAGGAGCTTGTCACCTGCGCCATCAAGGAAGGACGAAGCGCCTCCGCAGCCCGGCTTCTGCCGCCGGAAAGGACGGAAGCTCTACTGCGCGAGGCGACCCGTCGCGCCATGGAGCGGGCGCTTTCGGGCAAGGCGCCTCTTTTTCCGCTCCAGTCTCCGTATCGCATGGAGTTGGAATTCAGTCGTTCCTCCCAATGTGACGCCGCCTGCATCGTGCCCGGGAGCAGGAGATTTTCCGGAAGAGGATTGATGGCGGAGAACGAGGATATGCTCGAACTCTATCGCTGGTTCCGTTCCGCCGTGAATCTCGCCGAATCGGCCTGA